Proteins encoded within one genomic window of Ursus arctos isolate Adak ecotype North America unplaced genomic scaffold, UrsArc2.0 scaffold_7, whole genome shotgun sequence:
- the KAZALD1 gene encoding kazal-type serine protease inhibitor domain-containing protein 1, which yields MPQPPAAALALPSLLLLLLLLVRTPPPTGARPSLGPDYLRRGWLRLLAEGEGCPPCRPEECAEPRGCLAGRVRDACGCCWECANLEGQLCDLDPSAHFYGRCGEQLECRLDAGGDLSRGEVPEPLCACRSQRPLCGSDGRTYAQICRLQEAASARPDANLTAAHPGPCESEPQIVLQPYDIWNVTGQDVIFGCEVFAYPMASIEWRKDGLDIQLPGDDPHISVQFRGGPQRFEVTGWLQIQAVRPSDEGVYRCLARNALGQVEAPASLTVLTPDQLNSTGIPQLPSLHLVPQEEAESEEGEDYY from the exons ATGCCACAGCCACCCGCAGCTGCCCTGGCGCTGCCCtcgctactgctgctgctgctgctgcttgtgCGGACGCCGCCCCCGACAGGCGCGCGGCCGTCCCTGGGCCCCGATTACCTGCGGCGCGGCTGGCTGCGGCTGCTGGCGGAGGGCGAAGGCTGCCCTCCCTGCCGGCCAGAAGAGTGCGCCGAGCCACGGGGCTGCCTGGCGGGCCGGGTGCGCGACGCGTGCGGCTGCTGTTGGGAATGCGCCAACCTCGAGGGCCAGCTCTGCGACCTGGACCCCAGCGCGCACTTTTACGGGCGCTGCGGCGAGCAGCTTGAGTGCCGGTTAGATGCGGGCGGCGACCTGAGCCGCGGAGAGGTGCCGGAGCCTCTGTGTGCCTGCCGCTCCCAGCGCCCGCTCTGCGGATCCGACGGTCGCACCTACGCGCAGATCTGCCGCCTGCAGGAGGCGGCCAGCGCTCGGCCTGACGCCAACCTCACGGCGGCGCACCCGGGGCCCTGCGAATCGG AGCCCCAGATCGTGTTGCAGCCATACGACATTTGGAACGTGACGGGGCAGGACGTGATCTTTGGCTGTGAGGTGTTTGCCTACCCCATGGCATCCATCGAGTGGAGGAAGGACGGCTTGGACATTCAGCTACCAGGGGATGATCCCCACATCTCAGTGCAG TTCAGGGGTGGACCCCAGAGATTTGAGGTGACAGGCTGGCTGCAGATCCAGGCTGTGCGTCCCAGCGATGAAGGTGTCTACCGCTGCCTGGCCCGCAATGCTCTGGGCCAGGTTGAGGCCCCAGCTAGCCTGACAGTGCTCACACCAG ACCAGCTGAACTCCACAGGCATCCCGCAGCTGCCGTCCCTGCATCTGGTTCCTCAGGAGGAGGCTGAGAGTGAAGAGGGCGAGGATTACTACTAG